One Apis cerana isolate GH-2021 linkage group LG15, AcerK_1.0, whole genome shotgun sequence DNA window includes the following coding sequences:
- the LOC108002262 gene encoding uncharacterized protein LOC108002262 isoform X1, with product MLSDFWCLNSRCTVGAVTVQCKLVLVLVLLAILPDVHTENHGPSPDFSRHTLVRPRIYHGRTRRQISSTKENDVEHADVLVVGLELDGVKRTLDLRLNSDLIPVGYQQRHQHQGTYKVYTPSKVELCHYQGSVRDLPGSWVALSTCRGLRGVVFDGESLHHIQPEQESLDSRHYVYKHSDLVANHTCGYEGTSHHVLDREQRGIVSRIARHKRAAEAIRGPYNANRHSRYVELVLVIDKKEYIALDENLDKVHQHCKDIANIINALYMPLNIFIALVGVQVWSDADEIALSPNGDTTLSNFLRYRREKLVQDMPNDNAQLLTRITFEGGVVGKALKGPICTYEFSGGVSMDHSNVVGLVAATVAHEMGHNFGMEHDSADCDCPEEKCIMASSSGSSGPTHWSTCSLEHLALAFEHGMDYCLRNKPQKLFDSPICGNGFVEPGEQCDCGLKENCDNPCCNVTTCMLHGNASCATGECCDLKTCRPKTAGTECRSAEHECDLPEYCTGQSEYCPVDVFKMDGEACSMGKAFCYQGSCRTHNDQCKLLWGPTGTSSDAQCYEMNTKGTKHGNCGYNRIESSYVKCTGENLLCGMLHCKHLNERLEFGMESVAILSHSFINNGGKIIPCRSAIVDLGLNQVDPGLAPDGAKCAPGKMCVNQKCMPVADLRASVSGGKACPNNCGGNGVCNSLGHCHCNRGFRPPDCTQPGVGGSEDSGPAEDPNARNDFIMALYIIFLGIVPTIALSSFGIWYVRNSGQNWKKSMISTTDRGHNGLSIKTIDRSSPLPRNIETIDSSLSQDPACASLLPKPDTDERYNNNLFGQFKGFTITPIRNQAKSLEPTKPAPPPPTIPTVAIKTNIKAIPKSNPSRSSLLNSNASFDEAASPAPTLPPLNPGCTARPLISSPVLAATTCTSVELVAPSKLSARAAVDGPTRPAPAPPILPDPGQKPQRPSSTPLTNVLESERRQEKGSTLNRIASMLRPNSGIVKGGGVGSQVSQRDEKSGTNSLPRLHHHKANKVIDKEILRNLEISNPIPQKEIEIPTPSIPVIPVAEAGEQKKSVVLRAQSMRDSKVTPRPAIQTFGSMRQTSAAPPVKRPTSIPASTRPTAPPPGPPVLPSTTSTADKTGHETGKIPGLPGYQNPRVKSPQKIGLDNAYDDCMNLVAEPPLTKIAEESPTTSDNIYAVIEEALPEKGRKSGGDTENEYKLPKRVEPNSSHEPMGLLSEIVSEISNRNFDSIYSTASLSRKVEEEEEEEEEGRSKSGEDAGYNGGSFGGYMNSSHYKSPGSSIYSNSASAKFNSSSSTTSSGYLNPSALNVPRQQQGEKLAEAKPNLNDEISKELGMKGGEDGAARKSIAKTRLNSQRGVARGEEGAAEGAKEALKGKGPVANAKQVVENASRSKVQYSDSGSKASCGKQGASNVDGNSETKGGERAAQPNDSPVKQDARTNANRLSLKTVPCSPKDNGGKFNSPDLVSSCSNSNQISTKSPDVVGNNPKVNFQPKNVQKTPTLSRGSAAKAPATPVKPLNIASKGGGLAEKKKSPTGGNANAIKSISAKEPASKISQAKPGGQKTEAKGGDSAAKANPVQRAASSKSNVASLQQKFEANKNVNAVASRTIPSVHKAQRAVGKTTETASVKK from the exons GACCGTCCCCAGATTTCAGCAGGCACACGTTGGTCAGACCGCGGATCTATCACGGCAGGACTAGGCGGCAGATCTCCTCGACCAAAGAGAAC GATGTGGAACACGCGGACGTGCTGGTGGTAGGCTTGGAACTTGATGGAGTGAAACGTACCTTGGACTTGAGATTAAATTCTGATCTAATTCCTGTGGGCTATCAACAACGTCATCAGCATCAAGGCACGTACAAAGTGTACACTCCCTCGAAAGTC GAACTCTGCCATTATCAAGGTAGCGTTCGCGACCTTCCCGGCTCCTGGGTAGCCCTATCTACTTGCAGAGGACTGCGCGGCGTCGTCTTCGACGGCGAGAGCCTTCATCACATTCAACCGGAGCAAGAATCTTTGGACTCGCGTCATTACGTCTACAAGCACAGCGATCTCGTCGCCAATCACACCTGCg GTTACGAAGGAACGTCGCACCATGTTCTCGACCGTGAACAACGCGGCATCGTCAGCAGAATCGCAAgg CACAAGAGAGCGGCCGAGGCGATTCGAGGACCCTACAACGCGAACAGGCATTCACGATACGTAGAATTGGTCCTCGTGATAGATAAGAAGGAATACATCGCTCTCGACGAGAATCTGGACAAGGTTCATCAACACTGCAAAGATATCGCTAACATTATCAATGCA TTGTACATGCCGTTGAATATATTCATCGCGTTGGTCGGAGTGCAAGTTTGGTCGGACGCGGATGAAATAGCCCTGTCTCCGAACGGGGACACCACCCTCTCGAATTTCCTTCGATACAGGAGGGAGAAACTGGTTCAAGACATGCCGAACGATAACGCCCAGCTGTTGAC GCGGATCACTTTCGAGGGTGGCGTGGTAGGGAAGGCGCTCAAGGGACCAATATGCACCTACGAGTTCTCGGGTGGCGTCTCGATGGATCACTCGAACGTAGTTGGACTAGTGGCTGCAACCGTCGCTCACGAAATGGGCCACAATTTCGGGATGGAGCACGACTCGGCCGATTGCGACTGTCCCGAGGAGAA ATGCATCATGGCGTCGTCGAGCGGCTCGTCGGGGCCGACCCACTGGTCGACCTGCTCCCTCGAGCACCTGGCGCTCGCGTTCGAGCACGGGATGGATTATTGCTTGAGGAACAAGCCGCAGAAGCTGTTCGACAGCCCGATCTGCGGCAACGGGTTCGTGGAGCCCGGGGAGCAGTGCGACTGCGGGCTGAAGGAGAACTGCGACAATCCGTGCTGCAACGTGACCACGTGCATGTTGCACGGCAACGCGAGCTGCGCGACGGGCGAGTGCTGCGACCTGAAAACGTGCCGGCCGAAAACCGCGGGCACCGAGTGCAGAAGCGCCGAGCACGAGTGCGACCTGCCCGAGTACTGCACCGGGCAGAGCGAGTACTGCCCGGTGGACGTGTTCAAGATGGACGGCGAGGCGTGCAGCATGGGGAAAGCGTTTTGCTACCAGGGCTCGTGCAGGACCCACAACGATCAGTGCAAACTGCTCTGGGGCCCCACGGGGACCTCGTCCGACGCGCAGTGCTACGAGATGAACACGAAAGGGACGAAGCACGGCAACTGCGGCTACAACCGGATCGAATCCAGCTACGTCAAGTGCACCGGAGA AAATCTTTTGTGCGGAATGCTCCACTGCAAGCACTTGAACGAGAGGTTGGAGTTCGGCATGGAGTCGGTAGCGATTCTCAGCCACTCGTTCATCAACAACGGGGGAAAGATCATTCCGTGCCGCTCGGCCATCGTGGACCTCGGCTTGAATCAAGTGGACCCTGGCCTCGCACCCGACGGTGCCAAGTGTGCGCCCGGAAAG ATGTGCGTGAATCAGAAGTGCATGCCGGTGGCCGATCTGCGCGCTTCCGTATCCGGAGGGAAAGCTTGTCCTAACAATTGCGGAGGCAACGGAGTGTGCAACAGCCTCGGCCATTGTCATTGCAATCGTGGCTTCCGGCCACCAGATTGCACTCAGCCCGGTGTGGGTGGATCCGAGGACAGTGGCCCCGCAGAGGATCCGAAcg CGAGAAACGACTTCATAATGGCCCTGTACATTATCTTTTTGGGGATCGTGCCCACGATCGCTCTGTCCTCGTTCGGGATTTGGTACGTGAGAAATTCTGGGCAGAACTGGAAGAAGAGCATGATATCAAC GACCGATCGCGGCCACAACGGACTGTCCATCaaaacgatcgatcgttccAGTCCCTTGCCTCGTAacatcgaaacgatcgattctAGTCTGAGTCAGGATCCAGCGTGCGCGAGTTTGTTGCCGAAACCGGATACCGACGAGCGTTACAACAATAATTTGTTCGGCCAGTTCAAAGGTTTCACGATCACCCCGATTAGGAATCAAGCCAAGAGCCTCGAGCCGACCAAGCCTGCGCCTCCCCCGCCCACCATCCCGACCGTAGCTATTAAGACTAACATCAAGGCGATCCCGAAGAGCAATCCATCGCGTAGCTCGTTGCTCAATTCGAACGCGAGCTTCGACGAGGCGGCGTCCCCGGCGCCCACGCTGCCGCCCCTCAATCCAGGATGCACGGCTCGGCCGTTGATCAGCAGCCCCGTGCTCGCCGCAACCACGTGCACCTCCGTCGAGCTGGTGGCGCCCTCCAAACTCTCCGCGAGAGCTGCGGTGGACGGGCCGACCAGGCCCGCTCCGGCCCCGCCGATCCTCCCCGATCCCGGCCAGAAGCCGCAGAGGCCGAGCAGCACACCTCTGACGAACGTGCTGGAGAGCGAGAGAAGGCAGGAGAAGGGGAGCACCCTGAACAGAATCGCGTCGATGCTTCGGCCGAATTCGGGGATCGTGAAGGGCGGCGGGGTCGGGTCGCAGGTGTCGCAGAGGGACGAGAAGAGCGGCACCAACTCTCTGCCCAGGTTGCACCACCACAAGGCGAACAAAGTGATCGACAAGGAGATACTGAGAAACTTGGAGATCTCGAATCCTATACCGCAAAAGGAGATCGAGATCCCGACTCCCTCGATTCCGGTTATCCCGGTGGCCGAGGCCGGCGAGCAGAAGAAGAGCGTGGTGCTGCGCGCTCAGTCGATGCGGGACAGCAAGGTGACGCCGAGGCCCGCCATCCAGACCTTCGGCTCGATGCGGCAAACCAGCGCGGCGCCGCCCGTCAAACGACCCACGAGCATCCCCGCGAGCACCAGGCCCACCGCGCCTCCCCCTGGCCCCCCCGTCCTCCCTTCAACGACCAGCACGGCGGACAAGACGGGGCACGAGACGGGGAAAATTCCTGGACTGCCCGGATACCAGAATCCTCGGGTGAAAAGCCCGCAGAAAATCGGGCTGGACAACGCTTACGACGATTGCATGAACCTCGTCGCCGAGCCCCCGTTGACCAAGATAGCCGAGGAGTCGCCCACGACCAGCGACAATATTTACGCCGTGATCGAGGAGGCGCTGCCcgagaaagggaggaagagCGGCGGGGACACGGAGAACGAGTACAAATTGCCGAAGCGCGTGGAACCGAATTCGAGTCACGAGCCGATGGGTTTGCTGTCCGAGATCGTGTCGGAGATATCGAATCGGAATTTCGACTCGATATACTCGACCGCGAGTTTGTCGAGGaaagtggaggaggaggaggaggaggaggaggaggggaggtcGAAAAGCGGCGAGGACGCGGGTTACAACGGCGGCTCGTTCGGCGGTTACATGAACTCGAGTCATTACAAGTCGCCGGGCTCGAGCATTTACTCCAACTCCGCCTCGGCCAAGTTCAATTCCTCGAGCTCGACGACGAGCTCCGGCTATCTGAACCCGTCCGCTTTGAACGTGCCGCGGCAGCAGCAGGGCGAGAAGTTGGCCGAGGCCAAGCCGAACCTGAACGACGAGATATCGAAGGAGCTTGGGATGAAGGGTGGCGAGGACGGCGCGGCCCGTAAATCGATCGCGAAGACTCGGCTCAATTCGCAGCGGGGTGTTGCGAGGGGCGAGGAGGGGGCGGCGGAGGGGGCGAAGGAGGCGTTGAAAGGCAAAGGCCCGGTCGCGAACGCGAAGCAAGTGGTGGAGAATGCGTCGAGGTCTAAAGTACAGTATTCTGACAGTGGTTCGAAAGCAAGTTGTGGGAAGCAAGGGGCGTCGAACGTGGACGGGAACTCGGAGACGAAGGGTGGCGAGCGCGCGGCCCAGCCGAACGATAGCCCGGTGAAGCAGGACGCTCGTACGAACGCTAATAGATTATCCCTGAAAACTGTGCCTTGTAGCCCTAAGGATAACGGGGGAAAGTTTAACAGTCCCGACTTAGTCTCGAGCTGTTCCAATTCTAATCAAATCAGTACAAAGTCGCCGGACGTAGTTGGAAACAATCCAAAGGTTAATTTTCAGCCGAAGAACGTTCAGAAAACGCCCACCCTCTCGCGGGGGAGTGCCGCGAAAGCGCCCGCCACCCCTGTAAAACCGTTGAACATCGCGTCGAAAGGAGGTGGCCTCGCGGAGAAGAAGAAGTCTCCGACCGGAGGCAACGCGAATGCGATTAAATCGATATCCGCGAAGGAACCGGCTTCGAAGATCTCGCAGGCGAAACCGGGGGGGCAAAAGACGGAGGCGAAAGGCGGAGATTCGGCAGCGAAAGCGAATCCGGTGCAAAGGGCAGCGAGCAGCAAGTCGAACGTGGCCTCCCTTCAACAAAAATTCGAGGCGAATAAGAACGTAAACGCGGTCGCGTCACGGACGATACCGAGCGTGCACAAAGCACAGCGTGCAGTCGGTAAAACGACTGAGACGGCGAGTGTGAAGAAATAG
- the LOC108002262 gene encoding disintegrin and metalloproteinase domain-containing protein 12 isoform X2, with amino-acid sequence MYTPRIMDVEHADVLVVGLELDGVKRTLDLRLNSDLIPVGYQQRHQHQGTYKVYTPSKVELCHYQGSVRDLPGSWVALSTCRGLRGVVFDGESLHHIQPEQESLDSRHYVYKHSDLVANHTCGYEGTSHHVLDREQRGIVSRIARHKRAAEAIRGPYNANRHSRYVELVLVIDKKEYIALDENLDKVHQHCKDIANIINALYMPLNIFIALVGVQVWSDADEIALSPNGDTTLSNFLRYRREKLVQDMPNDNAQLLTRITFEGGVVGKALKGPICTYEFSGGVSMDHSNVVGLVAATVAHEMGHNFGMEHDSADCDCPEEKCIMASSSGSSGPTHWSTCSLEHLALAFEHGMDYCLRNKPQKLFDSPICGNGFVEPGEQCDCGLKENCDNPCCNVTTCMLHGNASCATGECCDLKTCRPKTAGTECRSAEHECDLPEYCTGQSEYCPVDVFKMDGEACSMGKAFCYQGSCRTHNDQCKLLWGPTGTSSDAQCYEMNTKGTKHGNCGYNRIESSYVKCTGENLLCGMLHCKHLNERLEFGMESVAILSHSFINNGGKIIPCRSAIVDLGLNQVDPGLAPDGAKCAPGKMCVNQKCMPVADLRASVSGGKACPNNCGGNGVCNSLGHCHCNRGFRPPDCTQPGVGGSEDSGPAEDPNARNDFIMALYIIFLGIVPTIALSSFGIWYVRNSGQNWKKSMISTTDRGHNGLSIKTIDRSSPLPRNIETIDSSLSQDPACASLLPKPDTDERYNNNLFGQFKGFTITPIRNQAKSLEPTKPAPPPPTIPTVAIKTNIKAIPKSNPSRSSLLNSNASFDEAASPAPTLPPLNPGCTARPLISSPVLAATTCTSVELVAPSKLSARAAVDGPTRPAPAPPILPDPGQKPQRPSSTPLTNVLESERRQEKGSTLNRIASMLRPNSGIVKGGGVGSQVSQRDEKSGTNSLPRLHHHKANKVIDKEILRNLEISNPIPQKEIEIPTPSIPVIPVAEAGEQKKSVVLRAQSMRDSKVTPRPAIQTFGSMRQTSAAPPVKRPTSIPASTRPTAPPPGPPVLPSTTSTADKTGHETGKIPGLPGYQNPRVKSPQKIGLDNAYDDCMNLVAEPPLTKIAEESPTTSDNIYAVIEEALPEKGRKSGGDTENEYKLPKRVEPNSSHEPMGLLSEIVSEISNRNFDSIYSTASLSRKVEEEEEEEEEGRSKSGEDAGYNGGSFGGYMNSSHYKSPGSSIYSNSASAKFNSSSSTTSSGYLNPSALNVPRQQQGEKLAEAKPNLNDEISKELGMKGGEDGAARKSIAKTRLNSQRGVARGEEGAAEGAKEALKGKGPVANAKQVVENASRSKVQYSDSGSKASCGKQGASNVDGNSETKGGERAAQPNDSPVKQDARTNANRLSLKTVPCSPKDNGGKFNSPDLVSSCSNSNQISTKSPDVVGNNPKVNFQPKNVQKTPTLSRGSAAKAPATPVKPLNIASKGGGLAEKKKSPTGGNANAIKSISAKEPASKISQAKPGGQKTEAKGGDSAAKANPVQRAASSKSNVASLQQKFEANKNVNAVASRTIPSVHKAQRAVGKTTETASVKK; translated from the exons GATGTGGAACACGCGGACGTGCTGGTGGTAGGCTTGGAACTTGATGGAGTGAAACGTACCTTGGACTTGAGATTAAATTCTGATCTAATTCCTGTGGGCTATCAACAACGTCATCAGCATCAAGGCACGTACAAAGTGTACACTCCCTCGAAAGTC GAACTCTGCCATTATCAAGGTAGCGTTCGCGACCTTCCCGGCTCCTGGGTAGCCCTATCTACTTGCAGAGGACTGCGCGGCGTCGTCTTCGACGGCGAGAGCCTTCATCACATTCAACCGGAGCAAGAATCTTTGGACTCGCGTCATTACGTCTACAAGCACAGCGATCTCGTCGCCAATCACACCTGCg GTTACGAAGGAACGTCGCACCATGTTCTCGACCGTGAACAACGCGGCATCGTCAGCAGAATCGCAAgg CACAAGAGAGCGGCCGAGGCGATTCGAGGACCCTACAACGCGAACAGGCATTCACGATACGTAGAATTGGTCCTCGTGATAGATAAGAAGGAATACATCGCTCTCGACGAGAATCTGGACAAGGTTCATCAACACTGCAAAGATATCGCTAACATTATCAATGCA TTGTACATGCCGTTGAATATATTCATCGCGTTGGTCGGAGTGCAAGTTTGGTCGGACGCGGATGAAATAGCCCTGTCTCCGAACGGGGACACCACCCTCTCGAATTTCCTTCGATACAGGAGGGAGAAACTGGTTCAAGACATGCCGAACGATAACGCCCAGCTGTTGAC GCGGATCACTTTCGAGGGTGGCGTGGTAGGGAAGGCGCTCAAGGGACCAATATGCACCTACGAGTTCTCGGGTGGCGTCTCGATGGATCACTCGAACGTAGTTGGACTAGTGGCTGCAACCGTCGCTCACGAAATGGGCCACAATTTCGGGATGGAGCACGACTCGGCCGATTGCGACTGTCCCGAGGAGAA ATGCATCATGGCGTCGTCGAGCGGCTCGTCGGGGCCGACCCACTGGTCGACCTGCTCCCTCGAGCACCTGGCGCTCGCGTTCGAGCACGGGATGGATTATTGCTTGAGGAACAAGCCGCAGAAGCTGTTCGACAGCCCGATCTGCGGCAACGGGTTCGTGGAGCCCGGGGAGCAGTGCGACTGCGGGCTGAAGGAGAACTGCGACAATCCGTGCTGCAACGTGACCACGTGCATGTTGCACGGCAACGCGAGCTGCGCGACGGGCGAGTGCTGCGACCTGAAAACGTGCCGGCCGAAAACCGCGGGCACCGAGTGCAGAAGCGCCGAGCACGAGTGCGACCTGCCCGAGTACTGCACCGGGCAGAGCGAGTACTGCCCGGTGGACGTGTTCAAGATGGACGGCGAGGCGTGCAGCATGGGGAAAGCGTTTTGCTACCAGGGCTCGTGCAGGACCCACAACGATCAGTGCAAACTGCTCTGGGGCCCCACGGGGACCTCGTCCGACGCGCAGTGCTACGAGATGAACACGAAAGGGACGAAGCACGGCAACTGCGGCTACAACCGGATCGAATCCAGCTACGTCAAGTGCACCGGAGA AAATCTTTTGTGCGGAATGCTCCACTGCAAGCACTTGAACGAGAGGTTGGAGTTCGGCATGGAGTCGGTAGCGATTCTCAGCCACTCGTTCATCAACAACGGGGGAAAGATCATTCCGTGCCGCTCGGCCATCGTGGACCTCGGCTTGAATCAAGTGGACCCTGGCCTCGCACCCGACGGTGCCAAGTGTGCGCCCGGAAAG ATGTGCGTGAATCAGAAGTGCATGCCGGTGGCCGATCTGCGCGCTTCCGTATCCGGAGGGAAAGCTTGTCCTAACAATTGCGGAGGCAACGGAGTGTGCAACAGCCTCGGCCATTGTCATTGCAATCGTGGCTTCCGGCCACCAGATTGCACTCAGCCCGGTGTGGGTGGATCCGAGGACAGTGGCCCCGCAGAGGATCCGAAcg CGAGAAACGACTTCATAATGGCCCTGTACATTATCTTTTTGGGGATCGTGCCCACGATCGCTCTGTCCTCGTTCGGGATTTGGTACGTGAGAAATTCTGGGCAGAACTGGAAGAAGAGCATGATATCAAC GACCGATCGCGGCCACAACGGACTGTCCATCaaaacgatcgatcgttccAGTCCCTTGCCTCGTAacatcgaaacgatcgattctAGTCTGAGTCAGGATCCAGCGTGCGCGAGTTTGTTGCCGAAACCGGATACCGACGAGCGTTACAACAATAATTTGTTCGGCCAGTTCAAAGGTTTCACGATCACCCCGATTAGGAATCAAGCCAAGAGCCTCGAGCCGACCAAGCCTGCGCCTCCCCCGCCCACCATCCCGACCGTAGCTATTAAGACTAACATCAAGGCGATCCCGAAGAGCAATCCATCGCGTAGCTCGTTGCTCAATTCGAACGCGAGCTTCGACGAGGCGGCGTCCCCGGCGCCCACGCTGCCGCCCCTCAATCCAGGATGCACGGCTCGGCCGTTGATCAGCAGCCCCGTGCTCGCCGCAACCACGTGCACCTCCGTCGAGCTGGTGGCGCCCTCCAAACTCTCCGCGAGAGCTGCGGTGGACGGGCCGACCAGGCCCGCTCCGGCCCCGCCGATCCTCCCCGATCCCGGCCAGAAGCCGCAGAGGCCGAGCAGCACACCTCTGACGAACGTGCTGGAGAGCGAGAGAAGGCAGGAGAAGGGGAGCACCCTGAACAGAATCGCGTCGATGCTTCGGCCGAATTCGGGGATCGTGAAGGGCGGCGGGGTCGGGTCGCAGGTGTCGCAGAGGGACGAGAAGAGCGGCACCAACTCTCTGCCCAGGTTGCACCACCACAAGGCGAACAAAGTGATCGACAAGGAGATACTGAGAAACTTGGAGATCTCGAATCCTATACCGCAAAAGGAGATCGAGATCCCGACTCCCTCGATTCCGGTTATCCCGGTGGCCGAGGCCGGCGAGCAGAAGAAGAGCGTGGTGCTGCGCGCTCAGTCGATGCGGGACAGCAAGGTGACGCCGAGGCCCGCCATCCAGACCTTCGGCTCGATGCGGCAAACCAGCGCGGCGCCGCCCGTCAAACGACCCACGAGCATCCCCGCGAGCACCAGGCCCACCGCGCCTCCCCCTGGCCCCCCCGTCCTCCCTTCAACGACCAGCACGGCGGACAAGACGGGGCACGAGACGGGGAAAATTCCTGGACTGCCCGGATACCAGAATCCTCGGGTGAAAAGCCCGCAGAAAATCGGGCTGGACAACGCTTACGACGATTGCATGAACCTCGTCGCCGAGCCCCCGTTGACCAAGATAGCCGAGGAGTCGCCCACGACCAGCGACAATATTTACGCCGTGATCGAGGAGGCGCTGCCcgagaaagggaggaagagCGGCGGGGACACGGAGAACGAGTACAAATTGCCGAAGCGCGTGGAACCGAATTCGAGTCACGAGCCGATGGGTTTGCTGTCCGAGATCGTGTCGGAGATATCGAATCGGAATTTCGACTCGATATACTCGACCGCGAGTTTGTCGAGGaaagtggaggaggaggaggaggaggaggaggaggggaggtcGAAAAGCGGCGAGGACGCGGGTTACAACGGCGGCTCGTTCGGCGGTTACATGAACTCGAGTCATTACAAGTCGCCGGGCTCGAGCATTTACTCCAACTCCGCCTCGGCCAAGTTCAATTCCTCGAGCTCGACGACGAGCTCCGGCTATCTGAACCCGTCCGCTTTGAACGTGCCGCGGCAGCAGCAGGGCGAGAAGTTGGCCGAGGCCAAGCCGAACCTGAACGACGAGATATCGAAGGAGCTTGGGATGAAGGGTGGCGAGGACGGCGCGGCCCGTAAATCGATCGCGAAGACTCGGCTCAATTCGCAGCGGGGTGTTGCGAGGGGCGAGGAGGGGGCGGCGGAGGGGGCGAAGGAGGCGTTGAAAGGCAAAGGCCCGGTCGCGAACGCGAAGCAAGTGGTGGAGAATGCGTCGAGGTCTAAAGTACAGTATTCTGACAGTGGTTCGAAAGCAAGTTGTGGGAAGCAAGGGGCGTCGAACGTGGACGGGAACTCGGAGACGAAGGGTGGCGAGCGCGCGGCCCAGCCGAACGATAGCCCGGTGAAGCAGGACGCTCGTACGAACGCTAATAGATTATCCCTGAAAACTGTGCCTTGTAGCCCTAAGGATAACGGGGGAAAGTTTAACAGTCCCGACTTAGTCTCGAGCTGTTCCAATTCTAATCAAATCAGTACAAAGTCGCCGGACGTAGTTGGAAACAATCCAAAGGTTAATTTTCAGCCGAAGAACGTTCAGAAAACGCCCACCCTCTCGCGGGGGAGTGCCGCGAAAGCGCCCGCCACCCCTGTAAAACCGTTGAACATCGCGTCGAAAGGAGGTGGCCTCGCGGAGAAGAAGAAGTCTCCGACCGGAGGCAACGCGAATGCGATTAAATCGATATCCGCGAAGGAACCGGCTTCGAAGATCTCGCAGGCGAAACCGGGGGGGCAAAAGACGGAGGCGAAAGGCGGAGATTCGGCAGCGAAAGCGAATCCGGTGCAAAGGGCAGCGAGCAGCAAGTCGAACGTGGCCTCCCTTCAACAAAAATTCGAGGCGAATAAGAACGTAAACGCGGTCGCGTCACGGACGATACCGAGCGTGCACAAAGCACAGCGTGCAGTCGGTAAAACGACTGAGACGGCGAGTGTGAAGAAATAG